The Raphanus sativus cultivar WK10039 unplaced genomic scaffold, ASM80110v3 Scaffold3034, whole genome shotgun sequence nucleotide sequence GATTGTTTGAGAGCTTAGTTTTGAGTGATTTTCTAAGCTATTGAAAGTGGTGAATAAGAAACCTTGTTTCTTAtacttgtgttcttgagttctTGAGTTCTATAATTCCTTCATTCTTGAGACTTCCGTTCTGATCTCATGCATGATGTCTACTGCAATCTTCCCTTTATCAATTACCATAGCTGCATCAGCTGAAcataaaagagaagaaaaggaaaTCTTATTAGGATAAATGAAATTTGTGCTAATTAAAAAGAACAGTGTTAAAAGTTCTTACAAGAGGAGCCACGGGCGCAGTACTGCACGGGCGGACACAGCTGTCCTTAAGCAGAGATGGCGGGGGATGATGGCTCCTTTTTGGATGAGAACCGACTGCCTGAAGGAGGTACAACCCATCAACGATCTCATGATATTGGCTTCCATCAGCTTTAGGgtttaacaaaaacaataaaatagaaCTTTTCCATATATTTATCTCCAATTTATAAAGGGCACTAATTTCTTAGCTTCTAAAAAAGGTGCCACATCAACTAAAATTTATCACAACCAATCAAATTGCCATATCATCTTAATTAAACATGTTATCTTACTTAGGAAAAATCAGTCAAATCTCAATTACACTATTTTCCCCAACGCCGCCAAACACAGCAATTTATAGAATGGCTTACAAGCAAGGTAGGTTGGCTTTCTGTCTTTGTTTGCGAGGCAAGGTAGGTTCTGAATAGTTagctatattatattatcttgtGTCGCAAGTAAAAAGATCGGCTGAATCTACTTTATTGGCAGAttaggattttttttgtttttactttttgacGGCGAAGATGATAAACTTGTAGACGGTGGTTAACAGAGTCCTCAAGAGTTAGGTTTTTATTGGAGAAGATTCATATATATGTGCAATTGTTTGGTGAATGACGACTATTGAATTTAGCTTAGACTGATCATGGGCAAAGTCGAATAAAACATTTGTTTCTGGTATCTAAttgtttgaaaaaaattatataaacataagtattcaaattcataattttttttatttattaaaattcttaataAATGGTTATATGACCCAAAATTTCAGGAATGGTTATAGACTTATAGACAAACCATTTACCCTCAAGAGCAGCTTTTAAACGTACTTTCTCATATATTTTTGGTATGCTAGAAATTTTGAGATTGCATTAAAACCTATGAAGATCTTTGACTTGGTTGGAACATGCATTCGGGAATATGTTGTGCATACatcattttagcaaaaaaataataaaaattcttCTGCATGGAACGTAAAAAACAAATTGTCTTAAAGAACTAGCTAAATGGAAACGAGGTTCCAAATTAAAGGTGATAATTCTAATCTGTACAACTTCTCTTAAGTGCAGTATATTGAGATTCAATTTCTCACGAGATTTTACCTATCGATTGCAAAGGAAAGGGATCGGTCATCACCCTAGTCTCGGATACTCTTAGTAACCCCTGGTACACTGCTGGATGAGTTGCGGGAAGTATATAAACGCGagttagaaaatttatattgaGGAGCTCCGTAGCATCCTTGGATCCTCCAGCAGACGATCTTCTTCGGAGAGATTCGTACTGGTAAAGTGGTCTCTCTTCATTTATGTTTCGGGTCTCTGATTTCGATTTCACCCTTTGTGTTTTGAGGTTttgtctctcttttttctttgattagGGACCGACCGATCGACCAAGGCTTTTCGAGCAAACAggtttttgtatttgattttctagtttttttatatttatggtTCTATGGTAAGAACAGAGCTCAAGTTTCTGTTTGATTCTCGACCGCTTAATGATTTGATTGGCGTGGTAATATTTGCATGTGAGTTTTAATTACCTAGTGTTGAATGGAAGTGAGCTTATCTATGTGGATGGGCTGTGTATAGTTTCtgaaatattatatgaaatttgTCAGCTTTTATGCTGATATGAAAGGCTTATTTCTAATACTTCATTTCTAGAAAGGATGGTAATGTTTTGGATGGAGGTGATGTTAACTATGTTTTAGAAACTCTGAAGTGATTTTTGATGAAAGTTTTTTTGCTTTATGCTGATATGAACTCATTTTTAACATTTCATTTGTGTAAAGAAAGGTTGTGCTGGATACAACTGACTTTAGCTTCTCTGCCGTATAGTAATAATTCAGTTACATTTCTATTAGCTTTATATCAGATCTGGAAATAGCTGCAAGTTAGCTTGGGTATTGCAGTCTGGGTGGATTATCCACCGTGGATAGcttgtgtttttttaaaaaaaaaaaatcaagtgtTAGTAGGAACTGTTTGTGTGCTTTAGGTTTTGGTGTGATTATAAAAATCAGTTCTGGACTTGCTTCTACTTTGTTCCTTCTCCGAGTTTGATATCTTGAATCATTGGAAAGGCTCCATAAAAAATTTGGTCATAGAATCTTTGTTGAGAACAATATGTTTAGTTTAAGTGTTTGCTTCTTTGTTTGTTTCTGACGTTTTGAATCTTAGTGAATTCAGTTTTTAATTGTCAAgaactttttcttctttcagaaATGGACTACGACAATAAAGGATGCCAAAGCCCACCCGAAGGTCCAAAGCTATGCATCAACAACAGCGGTTTCTTCGGAAGCGACGCCACAATGAACATGTGTTCCAAGTGTCACAAAACTATGTTGTTTCAACAGGAACAGGGTGCTAAGCTTGCATCTGCACTGTCTGGATCACCCAGCAACATCCTAAAGGAAACCTTCACTGCTGCGTTGGTTGATGCTGAAACCAAAACCACCGAGCCAATAGCTGTCTCTGTACATCCATCCTCTGTCGTCGAAGAGGTAGTAGCACCAGAAGAAGCTGCAGCAAAACCAAAGGAAGGACCAAGCCGATGTACTACTTGCAACAAACGGGTTGGTTTATGAGGTACGTGGTGATAAATCATTGTTCTGCGCTTGGATAGACTAAAGTACCATCTGATTTGTGATCCATATAAAACTCATTCACATCCGTGCAAATGTCCTCAGGTCAACTCTTTAGTGAATCTTCCTGGCCTTGATGGACATCGAGCATCTCGAGTCTACCTGTAATGGTTTGAGCTGTATTGAACCGAGTAAACATTGAGGTAATTGCAGATATTTTCTTTCATGTATTTGCTTATTGTTTGTTACAAGGATACATCTTGGTTGTTCTCTGCATCGAGTACAAGGTTAGAGCGACAGTATCTGGTTTCTGGTCTGTGTTACTTTGGACTACGCAAACGGTCCTCAACACTACAAGACTTGTCTGTAGATAGAAAGAGGacaagaaaataaactaaaaaagttTGGGAGGCGTTCTCTTACATCAACTAAATAATATTGAATgtgataaataattaaacaccTAGGCTACATAAACAACTATGACCACTAGTTCTGCAATCAAATCGATTGGCTACCTAGTTCTGTAAAAGCTTTGGATGATACAAACACTAGCCAACGTGCTTCAACAAGGGAGGTTCACTTCAGGCATGACCAACAATGTTGCAGTGGAAAGAGAAAGATGACCCTCATTCAACGATCTCCCCTTCCTCTAGTCCATCAGTGTTCAAATCAGTAGTAGTAGCTAGACTTTGGAGATTGCAGTTATCATCAGAATCAAACCCCTTTGCAAACTCACATTCAAAGTTGAAGTAATCACCAGGGTTCAACTCCGGGAAGAGATCAGAGTATGTGTCTATTAACCCTTGCTCAAACTCCAGCTCCATGTCATCATCAGGATGTGCATTTTTGCTAACCCCACCCTCACCCTTGCTGCCCTCTGAGCGGTTATAGTTTATTTGTTTGATAAGATCAAGAACCTCTGGCTCAAAGGAGTCAATGtcgtctccttcttcttctatttCCTCTTCTCGTGTGGTTGCACCTTCTGCCTGGCTATAGTACTTAGGCTCCGGTGTCGTTTTCTCACGGTCAAAGTCTCTGATAACTTCAAAGTCATAGGTGTGCGAAGGAAGATAAACATGGATCACCGGGTACTCTAAGATAGTTACTTGAGCAAGCTGTTGCCTCAAAGAAGCCTTGATGTCCAGCTCCTTGTAAGGAACCTTTACACCCTGCAACCAAGGGGAGAAAAAGTTTAAAATGGTGGTAAGAAAAGATTTAACACAACAATGCAATATGTGGTAATATCAAAAACCTTGGGGTACTTGCGAATAAAAAGCTTGAGGGAATCAAGATCCACGTCACAAAAAGGCTTGAGCTTGTGAATCCAAGGGCCTGGCTTAAGATGATTCTCTATCACAGAGCAGAGGCTTGTATCTTCACCAACACTGTGATGGATTGTTAAAGCATTAATAGTGAAACAAATACGAAACTTTCAAGACGAAGAGGATACTAACCCATGATCAACAAGAACCACATCTGTAGAGTGAAACCGCCACTCAACTGTCCAATGAATGCACTTTCTCCTAAAAGCATAAGAACCAGATTGGTTCAAAAACTAAAGACTAAGAATCCATCAAAAGCAAAAATCTTAgagaatataaaatcatttaccGGTTATCGAATCGGGTCTGGTTCTTATCCCTCTTCAACATCCCACCAGGGAGAAGCCACAGCTTAGTTCCGCGGCCATCAGCAGCAGACTTAAGGCTCCGAAGATCAAAGGGTAACTTAAAGTAAGGGTTCTTAGCATAAAGAAACCTAAAGTTAGGGTTGTTTTTACATAACTGTTGTCTCCTTCTCAGAGCAGACTCCGCCACTCTCTTCGTCTCCTCCAGCATATTGTAGTCTATgcatttaaaaatcaaaactttcacTAACAATCAAAATAGTAAACTTTGAATGTGATTATTACCAGAGAGGAGGAGATTGTCGTCGAACTTGGAGAGGGGAACGAAGTCGGTGAGTTTCCTTTTTCCGGTACAACCTGTTCGCTTCTTGTGAGCTTTGACACAGGGAAGGCCGCACGATCGAATTGAACATCCTGGGCATTTGTACTTCCATGGATTCGACTTGCACTCCCCGCAGACTTTGTCGTCATCCGTTGGTTTTTGTGCGGATTCGACGTTGTTCATCGTAAAAAAGGTtcggtttttttattttatttttgaggtGGGAGAGGATTTGTCTCAAACTGAGTCAACTTCTTTAGGGTTTATTATCTTATCTGAGAGAAGAtgtatgttttcaaaattacattttagtccctatatttataatttcttacGAAATACATCCCACACCTTTTAGAATTAATACTTGATCCAGATAAGTTGGATTTACACTTTAGATTTTtggttatataaatttatttatttttaaatagattttaaattatatgtaaaaattaagatacaatgaataattttttatttaatctttaatttaataatatttatgtatatatttcaaattataatcttggaactatttttattttggttactttgttagatatataattttcaaaacataaatctaaataacattcctaaaatttgtaatattaaaaagaaatatatttataaattttcaatattaaatagaaatatatgagttattaatatattttcataattatgtcaaaataaatatatatagaaagttaatattaatgatgatatatgaatttataaccattgtcatatttaaaaagtcttaccaaaattataaatttatataaggAAAATTGCAcatttcataattaaattaatgtcatatcatatttttttgtaagtcATGTCATTTTTTGTTGAAGTTAAATGTGATGATGTCATGAGTCAaattatttcacaaataatatatagaggataACCGAATCATGTCAATCGAAACTGGATTGTTTTTATGCTATGTGTCAAGTCAATTaagtttgaaatatttagagaaaataaaaactacTGTGAACTTTGGGTAGAATTGTAGAAATTCAAGTTTTGGAGAAGAAAAGCTTTGCTCAATGAGGTAGATTGATTCTGATTGTATGTCATGACTACGTGGACGGACCTACATACATCTCATTGTTAATCGACACCACAGAACAAAAAAATCTCAAGAATGTTATTGTTTGCTTGACTGCCCACGGTAATAAAGTTTGAGTTAGCGCTTGATACTTGGTAGGGAGTAGTTGTAAGAGCAAAATTTGAGCAATTACTTCTCTtatcagaaaaaaaacttttaacagTACTGTAAGAGCTCGCACATTAATGGAGTTAGGTAGAATATTCAATTATGGATTATGTTATATCTTCAAAAAGACTTTTCACAATTAAACCAAAGTCAATTGACGATATAGCCAAAAAAAAGGACTACCATGAACGTTAGGTAACAAGGGAATGTTGATTGGTTGAAGCATTGTAGGAATCCAAAATCAGTGAGGTAGAAGTTCAAGCTTGCACTTGCTAGGAAGCTGTAAGAGCAAACATtgaagacag carries:
- the LOC108818877 gene encoding uncharacterized protein LOC108818877; its protein translation is MNNVESAQKPTDDDKVCGECKSNPWKYKCPGCSIRSCGLPCVKAHKKRTGCTGKRKLTDFVPLSKFDDNLLLSDYNMLEETKRVAESALRRRQQLCKNNPNFRFLYAKNPYFKLPFDLRSLKSAADGRGTKLWLLPGGMLKRDKNQTRFDNRRKCIHWTVEWRFHSTDVVLVDHGVGEDTSLCSVIENHLKPGPWIHKLKPFCDVDLDSLKLFIRKYPKGVKVPYKELDIKASLRQQLAQVTILEYPVIHVYLPSHTYDFEVIRDFDREKTTPEPKYYSQAEGATTREEEIEEEGDDIDSFEPEVLDLIKQINYNRSEGSKGEGGVSKNAHPDDDMELEFEQGLIDTYSDLFPELNPGDYFNFECEFAKGFDSDDNCNLQSLATTTDLNTDGLEEGEIVE
- the LOC130506244 gene encoding zinc finger A20 and AN1 domain-containing stress-associated protein 2-like — translated: MDYDNKGCQSPPEGPKLCINNSGFFGSDATMNMCSKCHKTMLFQQEQGAKLASALSGSPSNILKETFTAALVDAETKTTEPIAVSVHPSSVVEEVVAPEEAAAKPKEGPSRCTTCNKRVGL